AAAGTTTTGTCTTCAATCTTCAAGATAGCTTGCATAATGCCTTAGAAGAAGTAAACTTACCCTTTAAGGACCAGACCAAGCATGGTCGAAGGGCTTTTCTGGTAAGAATCCATATGGAAAAGGTTGGGTAAAGACTTTGGTCGAGAGAGCCATAATGTGACCCTTCATTAACCACCTCTTGTGCGTATATCCTAACATGTATCCAATTGATCGTAACTGTTCTCGTGTAGGTCTTCCACAAATCTTGTGATTTGGTAATTCTCATTATCAAAAACATTAGAATGAGACACTAAAATGATGGAACTCCACCACGTGTCTACAACCCAACAATTTCCTTGATAGCATCATCCGTATTGATGATACCAATAGTTCACAATGAGCAGGCAAGAATAGATCCTTCATTAACTAAAGCATTATTGACCAATTGTGTGCAGGTCTTTTTCTGGCTCTTCTTCAATTAACTTAAAGTTTGTCCCACCAAGTCGAAGCTCCTGCTCTCAGCTTTGATGCAAAGAGCtagatttttttctcttttggtcTATTTAAGTcgatgaataaaaaatttacgtTCTTGATCCAATCAAGAAATGCCTCTATAACCATATTTCCATTAAATGTGGGAAGATCAATTTCCATCTCAAAGTCAATGGCTATattctcttgttcttgatttggACACTCTTTCAATTCTTCACTACCCTTGAAATAagcaaacaaaatattcttcttTGATAATGTAATCTAAATATTGAACCCTCTTTCACCGATCTTAGTTTCTTAAAGGTTGTGCTTGATTTGCTATGTTTCTTGCATGTTCAAGGGAGTGAGATCCTTGtctttattgatttattactCTAGGGTTTGCTCTCCCTAGTTGTTAACTCCATTTCTTACTTCAAGAACTTCTTGGTTTTGTAGATTAGGTATAAGGATAAAAGTTCCAACTATTTAGAATTGTTCCCAAAGTTCTATGAATTACATCAAAACTTGTTCTTAAGGATCCTTCCGACAACAAGCGTTAGATTGTAGTATGAGGATAACAAACTTTAGGTGGATTGATTGAGGATCCATATCACACCCTCTAGGAAGGATACGCTCCCTTTCCAACCATTAGATTCTAAAATCTGTGTTCTCATACCACTTTTAACGTATAACCAAATGAGAAGAATTTATTGATCAAGTTGTGCTTGAACACAAGTGAGAATTAGAATTTATGAGCTTTTCCTAGCTAACCTAACCAGCCTATCCATCTTCCAATGGCTAGTTTATAACAAGCCACCTATCAACAAACTTAACCTTTAACGGCTAGTTCATACAAAATGGTTACTTagtgtgagaccccacattggttggagaagggaacgaagcattccgtataagggtgtggaaatctctccctagcggatgtgttttaaaaccttgaagggaagctcagaaggggaaacctaaaAAGGactatctactagcggtgggtttaggctgtcacaaatggtatcagagccagacaccaaacggtgtgccagtgaggacgttgttCCCccagggggtggattgtgagatcccacatcggttggagagagggacaagacattccttataagagtttGGAAACCTCGCCCTAGtggatgcattttaaaaccttgagaggaagcccaaagagaacaatatctgctagcagtgggcttgaactgtacACTCAGCCTCGAACAGCTAGTCTTAAGTAACTATACCATAACTAGCAGCTAACCTACATCAGCTTtaacaacccaaatcaatCAATTGTCTTGAGATAGCAATGAAGGTCCATAGACCAACTCGTCCATGTTGTCTTTAGAATCATAGTAAAAAACCCAAAGTAAGTTGAAGATCCAAACTGAAAGTGCAAAATATCCATCAAATAAGGACAATAGAAGAACAAATGCTTATGATCCTCATTGGCCAATAGACATAAAGAACAACCAGTAGGTTGAGCAAAGGAAAGTCGATTAAACAAGTTTCTAGAATCTGTAtctcaaacaacaaaaagactGCATGACCAGAAATGAAAGTTGAACAAAGGAAATTTACCAAACAAAAGGAAGGAAATGTGCACATGCAAGAGAGGGTCCaaatataacttaaaatattagcaagcaaaatgataatgaagaGTGGAAACTACATGATGTTAAATAACGCTTTCCTCCAGTAATAACAACTAAGAAACTCCTACTGTCTTCGTATGATGACGTCAACTCTTTTAAGTGATATCAGAATTCAGAAAATATACTATCTTTTCCTACATGGAATGGGGGAAGAGGGGAAGGGGACGGGCGTTGGTACAAGTTGAAAACCTACCTTTCAGGAGTAAGtatctttctttctctgttaAAGTCCTGAAGCCAGTCCTCGTCTTCATTGTCCAAGTCATACTCAACAAACTCTCCAAGCTCTGTCCGAGCTGCAAATCAAGAGAGAATGCTCACATATTATATTTACACGCAGGCATTGATAATGGTAGAAAATCTTAAGTCTATAAATATCAACAGAACTGTGTTTATCACCAACCTCCTCTGCCACGTAAGTAAGAAGTTGGCTGACTAAAAGTGCGGGAGTAGTCTATCTCATATGTATCAACCACAACAAATTCAGGCGTGGGTATATCAGGAGCCAATTTCTTGCAAGGCACTTGATGTACCTAAATTAAGGGGAAAGAATTTAGATTGATCCAGACAAACATGGGATGACGAGAAGCACTAAGATAAATACAGTGCCAGTACCTCATTATCTACTTCGGTCGCAAGACGAAGCAGTTGGGAATTGCGGGTAGAGGTAGGGGTTTCGTCATCTTCCAATTCTTTCACAGACTTGACAATAGGAAGCTTCTTATGAATGTCAAGCGGACGAGGCCTGAACGACAACCTACTCATTGTAGCTCATTTCTATCTTTTCCAATTCTTTCCGATGCACCAACCTCTACCACTGCAGGTTAAAAACCGAAATCCTAATTCACCAACACGATGAAGAATTCCAGTTTCTTGGATACAAATCTCCGCCACTGAAGAACCGAAGTcctttacaaaattaaaaaaataaaaaataaaaaactatatcATGCACAAATTGAAGCTGTAGAACACAATTAACGGCAATGGGAAGTCAGGGAAGATCATACGAGTATCCCTGTCTCTCCCTGTGAACCCCTCCCCCACTTCAAACCCCCCGACCCATAACCCTAGCATCCAAGCAGATCCCCCCAGCGTAATAACTCCTCACCTTCAGAATCCGCGTTCTTGAAATCTTCTGCCCTTGTCCCCTTCGAACTGCAACTCGTCCCTCAATCCGACCTCACAGGCTCAATCGTGAGAAGAaacggaagaaaaaaaacgatAATTATAAGAGTAGAATCAAGATTAGAGATGCATAGAGAGATTGGAGAGAAAAGATGAACCGGGAGGTACGGGGATACGTCCGAAATCAAGCACCAGACATGCCGAAGGGAAGAACAAGCACATTATTATAGTCATGTATAATTGGATCAATAAAGCACAGTATTATCGTGAAAgtcaataaattaataaactggttaatattttatttttaaaatatttttatatttatcattagtatttttttaatttttttaaaaataaaaaatatatatactattaaaaataacattaacacCCTTAACTGGTAAGTTCTTAACATCAATATATGGACGGAAACTATCTATCTACATCTTATagatcatttttaaatatggtaatttttaaaaaaatttaagagtatgacGGTTACTTTGAAAAATTTttgggtatttttgaaacgtgaTACAAACGTTTCGTTTATATATTGACGActgatatttttgaactttttaaaaagatttaaaggtattagtgaaacttttgaatgattttccttttggtCCGACCCCAAAATTCAATTCACacgaaaatcaaataatatatatatttaacatatttgaatgggtaaattaacaaataaaaaaatatccttaaactttaccgtctaaaataaatatttctaaattttctaaataaaaatctcaaaaatatcatttaaatatttaaacttttttgaaagtttgaaggaattattgaaattttgaaagtttatgagtaTTGTTATAGACCTTCCGGCATCTTAAAatcttctaaaaatttaatatatattggTTTATTTAATACACTATATCTAATAGTGGATCAAATATAATGAAtagatatttttctcatttaatatattaaatgtattaaaattttcgttcagttaaattgattattttaatgttaggGGTCCTTATGAACTTACCCGGTATAGATTTCAAtgatacaaattaattaactcTGTGATTTCATAATAGATTTAGAGTGTCAGTCTTATGTGCTTATAGAATAATTTGTATCTATGGATATAATTAATCCAAGTTGATTTTTCCTTAATTGTTTGTAGTAACAGTTGGGtcaaaagttcattttatCCCTATAATTATATGCCgctaattttctaattttctaatgaacaatttatttataatctcattataatattaaatctCTCTCGAGCAAATGAGAGGGTTGAGAGGGTAGGACtctattattcaaattatgaaATCAACCCATGGAACTACTTGGACAAGTCTTCGCCACTGTTTGAGAAGTATCAACCCTCGTCCTTCATGGCTGGCATTCTTGGTTGGAATTGTCTCCATCCATGTCACCATTCAAATCCATTATCTTCTTATTCATCCCCAATGTTGATGTACAAGTTTATTGGTAGAACACTCTTCATCCCCACCGACAACGCCACGTTGATGCACAAATTTTGGCAAAGCAAACGCACTTGATTTGCACGTGATTCAAtagtaaatttatattaagagCTAGTAAAGGGGTTGTCTCGATCGAGCTTAGTTTTGGTTAGCATTCGATATCACATAGAAGCTTTTTCCTTTACGAGAGTTGTAAGTCTATTGTTGTGTTTTAgaataagggaaaaaaaaagtaatagaaagaaaaggcattAGTTAATAATATTCCATCAATGAGAATTCATTCATTAGAGGATCCTGattgtcacggtcatgctcgtccagggcatgttgcccatggctgcatgcccatgacaagccaaacccttgtcatgttTTTCATTCTAGTGCTTTTACTTTTGAGTTCTAGGGCGTATGACGCCTCAAAAATATATGTCTAGGCCTaccagacatgaaatgcctcagaattAGGCCTaccagacatgaaatgcctcagaatgtactatgggggatatgactagttgtcaacttctccctacccaagggtATATATGCGAAGCTGTTGTTATCTCTCttttgcttgcttatataacgtctctttctaaaatctctctctgccctcgttttctaaaaccttcttttaaaaccgaggctagatgCTCGATCATaggtcgcttggccgtaggcgacgcaagaacaaattggcttagctcacttgtcgttggaaagtgagtgccgcacaatcgctagtccgctgccttcaaaagtgcgattgtgtcactGATCACCCTAAATCGACAATAACAAGACCAACCAACTTGGGACGCAATCGACCATGAATTTTGAACGTCCACCGCTTTCTTTTCAATCATATATTGATTCAAGGTAGTTGTAGCTTGCTTCCAAGTTTAAACGCTGAACAAAGAAAACTTCACATTGATGTAGTGTTTGTCGTACATACTCCATTGCATAAGTCAAAGAGATCAAAATGTAGCCGGGTTTAGGTTTAGGTTTAGAGAATGAGTTCATTTATATGAGCGTCGACTTAGATTTCATTTCCCTTCTTCCAAATTGGTTTAGGAAATGGTTGAACCAACTGTTTTTCAAGATTCATTAGTCTGGGGGTGTGTGAGGTTCTTGGCTACATGTGCTCGACATGTCTTGTCTTGACTCACTCGACTCAGCTAGGCTCGAGTTGGCTTTTAGGCTTTTAGCTCGCTCAACTTTATCCCGAATTGCCCCTAGTAGTTCTCTGCCCTTTGAGTTTAGTTCTATTGTCAAAATTTACCCTTAACACCGGTAAACTTTTCTAAGATCAAGGCAATCCAAGAATGGAAAGAACCTGTAAGGAAGGATGCTCATGTATCTGTTAAgaaaatgttacaattgttaTGGTTCTAAAAGGGCTTAGATTGTATTCCCTCTTCCTATTATCGATAGATTTCATTCTTTGACTCATCTACTATTCGACGGGGACATTACgataaaatgaaaaacgaGGGAGTTCCTCTCTTTACtccaaatttagaaatatttaagTTCGATTGGTCATCAAACTCGTGGAGTATTTCAACTTTGGATTGAGAACGAGTATTTTCATCTAAAGGCTTGACTATCAAGATTAATTCTTTGACGTTTCGTGGATAGTCCTCATATAATACGCACGTGCATAAATCCCATCTCCTTCGAGCCACACGAGCTTGCTCCATAAACTAATAATCTCCTGTCAAATGCACATTTTTACTGCATAAtcactcaaaattttcacCCAAAACTTTCCCCAATTTCACTGGATGGAACGATTTCAATACATTAGACAAAATGAATGGTattattgatttctttttggtATATCACTATCGATGTAACAACATGGCGAGTATATTAGCACTTATAttatagaatatcgaagaaattaataaagcCACATGAACCAGCTGATGAAAAACTTACAACTCCATCAATAATGGTTACCCAGTTGAAGCAGATACAGTTGTTGAAGCTCGAAGTACTTGCTGCAGCAACCGTGCAGCAAGACGCTGCGTAATCCCGCTGAAAATGCGGCCTCCAAGGCTGCGAGCCTCGGGCTGTTGTAGGACCTGTTTGTGCAACATATATAGCAAATTTAGGGAAGTTTCTTATGGTTTAATTGAACTTCATCTCACATGACATTCTCATCTATCTACGACATAATGCGAGCCTAGTTTCAGTAAAAgcactaaaagaaaaacatgctAATCCGTACCTGCACTATGGGTTGCAAAAGGGCAGGATCAAAATTCTCAGAAGATTGAAGTAGTCTCCATATCCTCAGTACCTGATCTCGAAGCTCTATCAtgctttcttgttcttcattgcTCATCCCGAGAGTTCGAGAAGCGCTATCCCTAAATATTATAAGTCTCATAAAATCAGGCATAGAATTGTACGTATCGTTTACTGTCCCCAAAACAAAAGCTTCAGTCACACGAATAGCTTCCTTAACAGCTAAGGCTCGGAGTCCCTCGCCATCCGGACCCAATAAGAGCTTCAGAACAGGCTGTAGAGCTTCTTTTACAGAGAAGTCTCTGTCTTTTCTTCCCTGAAGCAACAGGTTTTCAAGTCTACTCCATCTGTAATGAGCAGACGACAAgacaaaaaatgtttcaagtGAGCAATCAATAGGATAAATACATAATCAACAGTTTAATGAAGAAGGCATCGAGTCTTGTATGGATTGTGAAGTGGCACATGCCTAAACTTCCCATCCTTGAAAAGCAACTCGATAAGAGCATCTCTCAGATAAGGATTTGGATCTGTCAGAAGCCTTTTAGCAAAATATGGATATGAAGCAGCCAgaactttgaaatttggatcagCATACAGTGCTAACCCTTCCAATACTGTGAGCGATCTCAAAATTAACGCGTAGTATGCTGGCACTGGATGATAATTAAGAAAGCAAACAATCAAGTTTAGTAATAGGATAGCGTTTCTATCAGGAAAACATGCAGACAATCTACAGCTCcgaattgaaaataaagaataaactACCCATAGTTagatatagattttttttaatagcaAAAAGACaacaataagaaataaaaactacATGATCAAGTCGATTTTGTGCGTTTCTAACTATTATACATCTGATAATTGTAAAAGAGAAATGTATGATGAACAATAGcactttaattaataaaaactcTAATGACTTTGCCTAATTAAGCTACTAGATttcagaaaattgaaatatggaGGAGGTGGACTAACTCACCATTGAATGGATATTGATAAAATACTGCACCCAAACCATCTACTATTGTTTTGAAGTTAAGTTCACTCACAGTTGCATTAAGAGTGTCGTCAAAGAAATTCCTAAGAACTGGCACAATTGGAGAAACATCAGTCTCAGGTGACAAGAAGTCTAAAGCATAATAATCACGAGCCATAGCTTCATAATCTCGATTAACCATGTGAACAACGTGCCCAATAATTGCGCATCTTGCTTCTTCTGGAGTCTCACTCATCATTCCAAAATCAAGAAAGGCAAGTTTTCCCTCCGGTGTCGCCAACAGATTACCGGGATGGGGATCTGCATGAAAGTATCCATATTCGAGTAGCTGTCTGAGGCTGCACTGTATGCCTGTATTCACCAAATCCAAAACTTTCAGCCCCTGTCTCTCAATGGCTTCCTGCTCATTTAATTTCACACCATCAACCCACTCCATCGTCAAAACCTTACTACTTGTATAATCCCAAAATATATCTGG
This sequence is a window from Cucurbita pepo subsp. pepo cultivar mu-cu-16 chromosome LG04, ASM280686v2, whole genome shotgun sequence. Protein-coding genes within it:
- the LOC111793314 gene encoding protein ACTIVITY OF BC1 COMPLEX KINASE 3, chloroplastic — protein: MSTVVPPYSLWRSADAISRFSVSPRGTSLVNPKFLRSKHPRAALVEARPRALPAVNGDTSLPTQLVLAVDRTDDLQAEARAMARAANAPIYNPELLANTYGSRPIEILRRSLQILVALSSFGIRLWLDKNSGQLDQNKRRRAAELRRIFTRLGPTFVKLGQGLSTRPDICPPEYLEELSELQDGLPTFPDAEAFLCIEKELGLSLDSIFSSISPSPIAAASLGQVYKARLKQSGKVVAVKVQRPNIEEAIGLDFYLIRSLGFLINKYVDFISSDVVALIDEFARRVYQELNYVQEGQNARRFKKLYADKEDVLVPDIFWDYTSSKVLTMEWVDGVKLNEQEAIERQGLKVLDLVNTGIQCSLRQLLEYGYFHADPHPGNLLATPEGKLAFLDFGMMSETPEEARCAIIGHVVHMVNRDYEAMARDYYALDFLSPETDVSPIVPVLRNFFDDTLNATVSELNFKTIVDGLGAVFYQYPFNVPAYYALILRSLTVLEGLALYADPNFKVLAASYPYFAKRLLTDPNPYLRDALIELLFKDGKFRWSRLENLLLQGRKDRDFSVKEALQPVLKLLLGPDGEGLRALAVKEAIRVTEAFVLGTVNDTYNSMPDFMRLIIFRDSASRTLGMSNEEQESMIELRDQVLRIWRLLQSSENFDPALLQPIVQVLQQPEARSLGGRIFSGITQRLAARLLQQVLRASTTVSASTG